From the Gouania willdenowi chromosome 19, fGouWil2.1, whole genome shotgun sequence genome, one window contains:
- the prdm9 gene encoding histone-lysine N-methyltransferase PRDM9 — translation MTGRNSEAEWTGEIEEVVVTEETITAESESAEMSAAERAENSLQKLLVSVGQEENQEEDHGFYCEECLTLFQDQSDPHNITGPSFILDFPAGLGDPQRALLTLPHGLTIGRSSIPNAGVGVINSGPVVSPGMHYGPYEGEVTTRENASKYSWEICKDKDQYEYIDAGKESHSNWTRYINCARNKDESNLLAVQYKGSILFHCCRTVNAGDELMVWPSSKLLARSSKDWSQKWLMKPSAADAIVSDTSEIFVCSNCQLSFTTEAFLQQHMENCHVVPPKAPEAAEDDDDDDSDDLIVVAAAEAVKCDDCGKFFREARHLRRHRLCMHSSKRQYCCPHCRRSFSQASSLIRHQQVHSKGAVVKILEKPVPDPCQPNDVESVAESPDIATPSDADAVCEQPEDISVEKDTANKSVAASVGETQTESSPLCCSDCGKCFLNEASLKRHNGTVHEKLRPYVCTVCQKCFGQYNDLMRHLRVHKRQTKQKGQVEKPPVGVSMMPFSCAKCLQTFSSVDTLQRHVNENHSDDVAAEKNLREITKSAGEAETQGAGSQRPRRLHARVKVSAVTKLVAPKRRVSSPSDVDTGGPVLKSKCFRCNHCTKTFSSASDLKAHRCSMKEHKCLHCMATFSKTGFLRRHEQMMHAKAKSYSCEHCKSIFTTPAHLEEHQNSDACTRFHCSSELFSCTFCQFSFTMKGYLLKHIRRHHPIEYLSLDESDALKEQLEPKDEDEDKEYSCPQCGKLYANSKVYKSHPCFRKVKVLYLCNDCGKGFTNHYSLKQHQRVHTGEKPYTCPECSKSFSHVGQLNVHLRTHTGERPYLCTHCGDSFRQSGDLKRHERKHTGVRPYTCLDCNKSFSRPQSLKAHQMLHLGQRMFKCAQCGKSFSRNYHLRRHHQKMHTTIQRTSQCSSV, via the exons ATGACGGGCCGAAACAGTGAAGCGGAATGGACTGGGGAAATAGAGGAGGTAGTTGTCACGGAGGAAACCATCACTGCTGAGAGCGAGTCTGCAG AGATGTCAGCTGCAGAGAGAGCAGAGAATTCCCTCCAGAAGTTACTGGTCAGTGTGGGACAAGAAGAAAACCAGGAGGAGGATCATGGATTCT ATTGTGAGGAGTGTCTGACTCTTTTCCAAGACCAGAGTGACCCCCATAACATCACAGGCCCGTCGTTTATCCTCGACTTTCCCGCGGGCCTGGGCGACCCACAGCGCGCACTCCTCACGCTGCCCCACGGCCTCACCATCGGACGCTCTAGTATTCCCAACGCAGGCGTCGGGGTCATAAACAGTGGCCCAGTTGTGTCGCCCGGGATGCATTATGGGCCGTATGAGGGGGAGGTGACGACCAGAGAAAATGCAAGCAAATATTCCTGGGAG ATTTGCAAAGACAAAGATCAATATGAGTACATCGATGCAGGCAAAGAATCCCACTCAAACTGGACCAG GTACATCAATTGTGCCCGCAACAAAGATGAGAGCAACCTGTTAGCCGTCCAGTACAAAGGCAGCATCCTGTTCCACTGCTGTCGCACGGTCAACGCAGGAGACGAGCTGATGGTTTGGCCCAGTAGCAAACTGCTGGCTCGCTCCAGTAAGGACTGGAGCCAGAAGTGGCTCATGAAGCCCAGTGCAGCAG ATGCTATTGTGTCGGATACATCAGAGATCTTCGTGTGCTCCAACTGTCAGCTCTCCTTTACCACCGAAGCCTTCCTCCAGCAACACATGGAGAACTGCCACGTGGTGCCACCAAAAGCTCCGGAAGCCGCCGAGGATGACGACGATGACGACTCCGATGACTTGATAGTTGTGGCTGCAGCCGAGGCCGTGAAGTGCGATGACTGTGGGAAATTTTTTAGGGAAGCGCGTCACCTCAGGCGGCACAGGCTCTGCATGCACTCCAGCAAGCGGCAGTACTGCTGCCCGCATTGTAGGCGGAGCTTCAGCCAGGCGTCCAGCCTTATCAGACACCAGCAAGTTCACAGCAAGGGAGCAGTGGTTAAGATTTTAGAAAAGCCCGTTCCAGACCCTTGCCAACCAAACGACGTAGAAAGTGTTGCAGAAAGCCCTGATATAGCGACTCCGAGTGACGCCGATGCCGTGTGCGAGCAGCCGGAGGACATTAGCGTAGAAAAAGACACCGCAAACAAAAGCGTTGCGGCCTCTGTAGGAGAAACGCAGACGGAGAGTTCGCCGCTTTGTTGCTCAGACTGTGGGAAGTGCTTCCTTAATGAGGCGTCTCTCAAACGGCACAATGGGACTGTCCACGAGAAGCTGCGTCCGTACGTCTGCACAGTCTGTCAGAAATGCTTCGGTCAATACAACGACCTGATGCGACACCTGCGGGTTCACAAAAGGCAAACCAAGCAGAAAGGTCAGGTGGAGAAACCTCCCGTAGGCGTGTCGATGATGCCCTTCAGCTGCGCCAAGTGTTTGCAGACGTTTTCCTCGGTCGACACTCTTCAACGACACGTAAACGAGAATCACTCGGACGATGTCGCCGCCGAGAAGAATCTGCGGGAGATTACGAAGAGCGCCGGCGAAGCTGAGACACAAGGAGCAGGGTCTCAAAGGCCTCGGCGGCTCCACGCTCGCGTTAAAGTCTCCGCTGTCACCAAGCTGGTAGCGCCCAAACGCAGAGTGAGCAGTCCCTCCGATGTCGACACAGGGGGACCCGTACTGAAATCCAAATGCTTCCGCTGCAACCACTGCACGAAAACCTTCAGCAGTGCGTCGGACCTCAAGGCACACCGCTGCTCCATGAAGGAGCACAAATGCCTACACTGCATGGCGACCTTCAGCAAGACGGGTTTCCTAAGGAGACACGAACAGATGATGCACGCCAAGGCCAAGAGCTACAGCTGCGAACACTGCAAGAGCATCTTCACCACACCCGCACACCTCGAGGAGCATCAGAACAGCGACGCGTGCACGAGGTTCCACTGCAGCTCGGAGCTGTTCTCGTGCACTTTCTGTCAGTTTTCCTTCACCATGAAAGGTTACCTGCTCAAACACATAAGGAGGCACCACCCCATTGAGTATCTGTCGCTGGATGAGTCGGATGCCCTCAAAGAGCAGCTGGAGCCTAAAGACGAAGACGAAGATAAAGAATATTCGTGTCCTCAATGTGGAAAGCTATACGCAAACAGTAAAGTTTATAAATCGCACCCGTGCTTCAGGAAGGTGAAGGTTCTGTATTTGTGCAACGACTGCGGGAAAGGCTTCACCAACCACTACAGCCTGAAGCAGCACCAGCGCGTGCACACGGGCGAGAAGCCCTACACGTGCCCTGAGTGCAGCAAGAGCTTCTCGCACGTGGGCCAGCTCAACGTGCACCTGCGCACGCACACCGGCGAGCGACCCTACCTGTGCACGCACTGCGGCGACAGCTTCCGCCAGTCGGGAGACCTGAAGCGGCACGAGCGGAAGCACACGGGCGTGCGGCCGTACACATGCCTCGACTGCAACAAGAGCTTCAGCCGACCGCAGAGCCTGAAGGCGCACCAGATGTTGCACCTTGGCCAGAGGATGTTCAAGTGCGCGCAGTGCGGCAAGAGCTTCTCCAGGAACTACCACCTCAGGAGGCACCATCAGAAGATGCACACGACAATCCAACGCACGTCCCAGTGTTCCTCTGTGTAA
- the fbxw10 gene encoding F-box/WD repeat-containing protein 10 has protein sequence MPSGGCTSMCGLCPSCVFAPERPGCTRVSWTSGDPFRRRFIAALLLRCGDGQLLQSLQNHLSISQCKLFTYRRTRHQDYPAHRARPTSGNQSQTPLGVDRSGIMEWFDRSPTWMKCSYLCRMFLLCDAELLRMASNLTSVLLVQEKCGFMNINGRNQPSEDLDEPALMVVPGSSKSFSGVSRYKDFIRCLPVCLSKRILGLLEAPTLNNCMMVCPYWQRLAQETRKELEFRRSFQEKIKAMMKRRYTMLSPTYAKVIDVLVPMKDEQDEDADSTHPKVSSFEAAYSHVKTRTVQMEERNVYCGLYFTEVLMAKEDRHRVLDYKGGVAMAVTSKDRSVRLLHVASRTEGAGLRGHVGRVRALLLCEDRDLLITGSSDASIRCWSLKTEKCEMTLYGHTGPITCLDVEADTLVSGARDRLVKGWSLKTGKQVKDVTFKHPSPVRCAKINKRSVYSGCERGLVRVWSVEEAVLLRVIDVHRSSVTCLFLDEFHLLSGDSSGKVTAWSKHQDTKECLMTFKHPQEVISLTLLYLRVVTACVDGKIRIFNFFTGDCLKAITAETDAACILSTHFTDNRILVNTSSSVKLYQFADVLWDDDDDDDEDRCEGSVKSAASLKANGKIQERQELLSRSRRQKPVQQRKGLCSGCETVRHSVVMSERAMCERVKKRGPHHPRTRDSMLLTVSAIQREQRMDEVSLNTKSNSRLGYSWGSQDPIESPASIPLRSSDSRNTRERLKSTR, from the exons ATGCCGTCTGGTGGATGCACGAGCATGTGCGGGCTCTGTCCCTCGTGCGTGTTCGCTCCTGAGCGTCCGGGCTGCACGCGCGTGTCGTGGACATCAGGTGATCCGTTCAGGAGACGCTTCATAGCGGCGTTGCTGCTGCGCTGCGGGGACGGACAGCTGCTGCAAAGCCTCCAGAACCATCTCAGCATCTCCCAGTGCAAGTTGTTCACTTACCGCAGGACAAGACACCAGGATTACCCCGCGCACCGTGCGCGTCCCACCAGTGGGAACCAGAGCCAGACGCCGCTGGGTGTGGACAGGAGTGGAATCATGGAGTGGTTCGACAGAAGTCCAACATGGATGAAGTGCAGCTATCTGTGTCGGATGTTCTTACTGTGTGATGCAGAGCTTTTACGCATGGCTTCTAATTTAACCAGTGTCCTTCTCGTCCAGGAGAAATGTGGATTCATGAACATTAACG GGAGAAACCAACCTTCTGAGGACTTGGACGAGCCTGCGCTAATGGTCGTACCTGGATCATCAAAGTCTTTTTCTGGAGTCAGCCGATACAAAGACTTCATCAGATGTTTACCTGTTTGTTTATCAAAGAGAATATTAG GTCTGCTGGAGGCGCCAACACTGAACAACTGTATGATGGTTTGTCCGTACTGGCAACGCCTTGCACAGGAAACCAGAAAAGAGCTGGAATTCAGGAGAAGCTTTCAGGAGAAAATCAAAGCCATGATGAAG AGGAGGTACACGATGCTCAGCCCAACGTATGCTAAAGTCATTGATGTCCTGGTGCCGATGAAGGATGAGCAGGATGAAGATGCTGATTCAACTCATCCAAAG GTTTCATCGTTTGAAGCAGCTTACAGCCACGTTAAAACCAGAACAGTGCAAATGGAGGAGAGAAATGTGTACTGTGGCTTATATTTCACTGAAGTGCTGATGGCTAA agaAGACCGTCACCGAGTGTTGGACTACAAAGGCGGTGTAGCCATGGCCGTAACTTCAAAGGACCGATCGGTGCGTTTACTTCACGTGGCCTCAAGAACAGAAGGAGCAGGGCTGAGAGGACACGTAGGGCGAGTTCGTGCTTTGCTGCTGTGTGAGGACAGAGATCTGCTGATAACTGGAAGCAGCGATGCAAGCATCAG ATGTTGGAGTTTAAAGACGGAGAAATGTGAGATGACTCTGTACGGTCACACAGGCCCCATCACGTGTCTGGATGTGGAGGCTGATACACTGGTTTCAGGAGCCAGGGATCGCTTAGTGAAAG GTTGGAGTTTAAAGACTGGAAAGCAGGTTAAAGATGTGACTTTCAAGCACCCGAGTCCTGTTCGCTGTGCAAAGATCAACAAGCGGAGCGTTTACAGCGGCTGTGAGCGAGGCCTGGTCAGAGTGTGGAGCGTGGAGGAGGCGGTGCTGCTGAGG GTGATCGATGTCCACAGGAGCTCAGTGACTTGTCTGTTTCTGGATGAGTTTCATCTTCTCTCGGGGGATTCCAGTGGGAAGGTCACGGCCTGGAGCAAACACCAGGACACGAAGGAGTGTCTGATGACCTTCAAACACCCTCA GGAGGTCATATCTCTGACTCTCCTCTACCTACGTGTTGTTACTGCTTGTGTCGACGGTAAGATTCGGATCTTTAACTTCTTCACTGGAGACTGTTTGAAAGCAATAACAGCAGAGACGGACGCCGCCTGTATCCTTTCCACGCACTTCACAGACAACCG TATATTAGTGAACACGTCTTCCAGTGTGAAGCTCTACCAGTTTGCCGACGTGTTgtgggatgatgatgatgatgatgatgaggatcgGTGCGAAGGTTCGGTGAAATCTGCAGCATCGCTAAAGGCTAACGGAAAGATTCAGGAAAGACAGGAGCTGCTTTCCCGTTCCCGCCGTCAAAAACCAGTTCAGCAGAGGAAAGGTTTGTGTTCTGGGTGTGAGACTGtcagacactctgtggtgatgAGTGAGAGGGCCATGTGTGAAAGGGTGAAGAAAAGAGGTCCTCATCACCCTCGAACGCGTGACTCAATGCTCCTCACGGTCAGCGCCATCCAGAGGGAGCAGCGCATGGACGAAGTGAGCCTGAACACAAAGAGCAACAGCAGGCTCGGATATTCATGGGGTTCACAAGATCCAATCGAGAGTCCGGCATCTATACCTTTAAGAAGCAGTGACAGCAGGAACACAAGAGAAAGACTCAAGTCAACACGATAA